The DNA segment taaaaatccaaccaaacccatttccatcaccattttctatttcaagtgtaaatgaaaacaaaatacaGTGAAACCAACCACCCCCTAGTTAAAATGAGGAAGTTCAAAAAGAGAATTTCCAAAGTTAAGTGCAAAAGTTaaattcactttttattttcttattcagTAAGTGTTTTATCCACAAGCATTATCCAAAAGCAAGTATCAGAAGCACGATTTAATGCCTCCTCAAACCTGCCATAACTAATAAGTACCATCCGGTTAtcagattttatatttaaaaagtcTTATTAAAGTaacttaaaatgataaaaaaaaaaaattactcttgaaCACTAACAAGTAATAACTGTAGCAATTTGAGAACAACATTAGTACATTACAAATTAAGAGAGAACTAAAAACTAAATAGAACTACCAGCTTTAAGAAGAGCTTCGTAGAGCTCTTCAGGAAGAATGGTGCCGTCGTGTTCAACATCAATGGATTGGAAGATGCGGTAAAGCTCCAACTCCTTGTCGTCCATGTAGCGGCGAAACTCGTGGTACTCGACTCTGCCGTCGCTGTTGGCGTCGCAAACCTCGCAGAGTTCCCTCGCGTACTTGTACTCCGGCGGAATCTGCAGCGCCGACAGCCCAGCCTCTATCTGGGCGTAGTCCAAGTAACCGTTGTTCGCGGCGTCGAAGAAGTTGAACAGGCTCCGAATACGAACCTCCCTCTCCTCCTTCGTCTCCCCCAGCGCCACAAGCACGTGATCCATCGAAACGACGCCGGTCCCGCTCATGCGACCATTGCAATTTCAGATCTGACGAAACGCGGTGTCGTAAACGCGGAGAGAGGGAAATTAGTCAGAAGCTGGTTTGGTTGGAGTTGGAACAGTGGAGAACTGTGGAGATCGAGAAACGACAGATGGATGGAACTGGAAGTTGTTGTACCAGTAATTGTGATTTGTGACGGTTTTTCGGGTTTTTGCTTCGGATTTTTATTCCATACATAATATATGGTTTGTTTTGTTGATGTGTTATTGGTATTTTGCACGAGGATTGATAAGGAAAGGAGCTGAGTGAGAGTGGGGGCAAAAGGGGAATTTTATTGGATATTCCGCTCCAACATTCTGGCCTGCCTCATCCATTAAGCTTTTTACTGCTTTTCAACGTTCTTAAGTAAAacgttaatttaattgatataagTTCTTATCACGTGTGCAAATCCGTTGTCGGTTATATTATCCATCAATTTATCACAAACATTATTAAATCAGTTTTTGGTAAAATGggaaataaaagacaaaaaattacaaagcaTCATGTTAGATAATTTGAATCCTGATATTAAAAACCAAAGTAATTAATGTACAAAGAAGTTAATATctgtacaattaaaattattaatacgtagtaatgtatattttattaagCTAGTTGAgtataaaacttatttaatttctttttttcatgaaaaaaataaaataatttttgaacaaATACATTTAGAATTGGTGCGCACTTACGTAATAAATTAGAATTGGCACAAACACACAATAAATTTAGAATTGGTACACAAGCATATTGCTGTGTTAATTTGCAACATAAATTTTGAACCTACCAACCTTGGTGTTTTGTTTGTATCAAACAAAGAGATACGATACAATCCGTAATAATTATAAGATGCTTTTAAGTAATTTATGTCTcttgtcaattatttatattataattttaaaattattttttttcttaagaatatataggtaaaaaattaatgcatctaaaaattagaataaaatcttataaaaatggataaataatttttttaaaaggttttataattaagaaaattaagaagaGAGGgagtattttacaaaaaaaaattaccaaacaAACAGATACAATATGATATAAATTGGAAAACTTTGATAGAGTACATCTTTACTGATTTTTTAAAGTTGGTGGCATTGAATTGTACTCACAACTTGGTCAGTTGGTTGTGTTTCCGAAGTGGAGGATAACATTAGGAGTATGCGCCATAACAAAAAAGTTCATTCATATCTTTTACAgtaataacttcaaaataagACAAATGCTAAATAAACACCGGTTAGGCAACTAAACAACTAAGCAACTTAAAGTAGAATATCAGTTAAGGATAATTTTTCTccctaaaatatgatttttattcacataatcaaaaattaaatcacattaaaaaatccaaaattactACTCATTTGAGTTACACCTTATGAGCTAGGGTTTATCTTTCAATAATTATCATACGTACTCTAACTATAACTATTCGACTTACTTAAGCATAAATCTTATATGCACGTGCCATGATGTCTTTCTTGGAAATGTTACCTTTAATTCTCTCAATGGTTTATTTGTAACATTTAATAAACTTGACTTTCTTGAAAATGTAAACTTTGATTCTTTCAATGGTttatttgtagaaaaaaaaagtaaaattagttgagaattaatgaaaatttactgttattaaaaaaaattatatctttgcatatttttctgatataaattgtcataaaaaattgttatattgatagtatttttatattttctatgcttttattatttcaaaattaaaatagaaatgattttaaaatttaaaagttaaaataaaatgagtctattttaattttgaaataataaaagagtATAAAATAGGTAAGAAATGGGCATAAGGATGTGGGGGCAAAAATCAGTTGATCTCTAACCTAAAGTGGTTCTATTTGGTCAACATAGGTGCTTGGACCAACAACGTGGCATGCATAGGCACCAATTTGCTCCGTGGCATGCGGAGAACGTATGTGATGCAAATTACATCTCTTCCATGCTCAAGGTCCCAGTAACTCCAAGAACATCCAACATTCAATTTATCCAAAAAGAGATAGAGAAGATGGGGCACAGAAAAATCAAAGGAccgaaaagaaaagagattgcAGCAAATTTCTCTTATGAGAACCATTCCTTATTCTGACCACCAGAGGTTTGATGTCCAATgtgtttatattaatttttttgattgtATAATTAGACTTTAATTGAGGTTTCAAAAGAAGCCGGGGGACTGCAATTTCGGCCATTTTAAAATTCTCATTATTGTATAGCACTGCTCTTGTAATCATGGTTACATTTATCCACAATATCCTGCCATATCAAGGATCAAGGATTACAACCAAACTCAATCTGCCCGCAACtgtaatttaaaaccttgactTTAATCTAATTTTGCTTTGTCGTCATAATAAGCTCATAGTTGTTAAAATGCTTGATTATATAGAATTTATTAGGTGATATGAGACTATTATTTGTCTCAACTAATTTTCATGTGTGATATAATCaggtattattaattattttttataaatttaaaaactaaaatacatGACATGAAAATTGGTTAGGAtcataaacatgtgatggtatGAGACTACCTTGTGATTTCTTCTAACCAACTATGTAGATTGAAATTTTGGATGCTGAGAAGTTAGACCCTTCATCTTCATATGTCGTTTGGACATAAGATTCACATAATATATTTACCGTGTCATTATTTTGTGTAATTGGGTATGCGTAGGTGGTGGTCTAAGGAAACTATTGCTGTGGTAACTGGTGGAAACAGAGGAATTGGGTTTGAGATATGTAGACAACTTGCTGATCATGGAGTGACTGTTATATTGACGTCAAGAGACGAAAGTGTTGGTGTTGAATCAGCTAAGGTCTTGCAAGAAGGTGGCCTCACGGAGGTGGCTTGTCATCAACTTGATATATTGGATCCTTCATCCATCAACCAATTTGCTGAATGGATGAAGGAAAATTACGGTGGTGTTGACATTCTGGTCAGTTTCTAAAACGTAATTACTTCCTTGCAATCTTATTGCTTCTTGAATTAGTATCATATCCTATAGTTTTTGTCCATTTTTTAGTACATCTCGGGACTAACATATTTTCTCAACATCCACGGCCTTCCAATTATGTTAAATGGATAACATTTTGCTTCCATTTGTTCGTATTTCATCTAGGTAAACTAAGCATGGAGTTTTTGTGTATTGAGagtaaaattaactttttttggcGTGTGTACAAGTGTACAAACTACTTAACGTGGGTTTGGATCACTGATGGGATAATCCGAAATACTTCTGCGGTGGACTGGTCTCGGGCTTCATGTTGCTGCAAGTCCACTGGAAAAACAAACAAGCACTTAAATCCTCACAATTAAGCTAaccttaaataaatttatttatatattaactaAGATAAACAATGAATtacttatcttatctattaaaagtaaaatattagaattatttaattgtaacctttgataaatgattttgcaattcaaaagtttagaaaattataaagattgATAATTTTTGTTACATTAGAAGCTGAGGTCCTGTAGTAGACAAAGACccgttgaaaatgttttttttttttattattttagaaatgccgtcaataacttttaaattatgaaaatatatttgaaaaaaaatagaaaaaccatAATTCTATCACATGGTTCTAAGCAATAATAGCGTTACTTGCAGGTAAATAACGCTGGTGTCAATTTCAATCATGGGTCTGAAAACAATGTTGAAAATGCTCGCAATGTTATTGATACAAATTATTATGGCACCAAGAGCATGATTGAAGCTATGATTCCGTTGATGAAGCCATCCGCTGCTGGTGCTCGTATTGTAAATGTGAGCTCACGTTTAGGTCGATTAAATGGCAAACGAAATGTACGTAAAAACACTCTACTCTACATATGTTATTACAGTATAGTTTTTCCTATATAACCAAACAATGTTTTAGTAATTGAGCTTTATCTTTAATTCCCTCTTATCAGGGATAAGCTAAACATGTTtggaacttttctttttcttagtaGTTGCTTTGAGATTACAATGTGGGACCATTGgtttttggtgtttttttatattgataaatgttagttttgttagaatGTTATATGCAAAACTGATTTATAAGTTTGGGGAGTAACAGAGAGTAGAAAATGATGCTTTGAGGGAGCAACTAAGTGATGAGGAATCCCTTACAGAGGAGCTGATTGATGGAATGATATCTAATTTTCTACAACAAGTAGAAGATGGAAGTTGGAGATCACAAGGGTGGCCTCATAGCTTCACTGATTACTCGGTGTCAAAACTTGCGATTAATGCCTATACAAGGTTTTTGGCAAGGAAGTTTTCTGTAAGGCCAGAGGGTGAAAAGATTTACATTAACTGTTATTGCCCTGGTTGGGTGAAAACTGCTCTAACAGGTTATTCAGGAAGTGTCACACTTGAGCAAGGGGCTGATACTGCGGTTTGGATTGCCCTTGCTCCTGATCAAGCAATTACTGGGAAATTCTTTGCAGAAAGAAGAGAGATTAACTTTTAGGGTCCATTCTTTGAGTTGAAAGAGaacgaaaaaaaagagaaataaataacaaaatgagATGAGATCCACACTTTTATCTTctactttaattaaaaactattattcCCTTTCTTTTCACTTACCGAATGGACCCTTAAAAGGGTTAGTGGATTGACTTGCTACTAGCTACCACCTAATTGCAAAGGAAAGGAAACTTAGGAGTCATATGATAACTTAAGGTCTGTGTGTTAAGAGCAAGCAACTCATTATAAGAGACTAGATGTTATGATAGATGGCCAAATAGTCCATTAATGATTTAATGTGACATTGGAATGGTATTTGTGACACAGTTTGACCAAATTAATGTCATTCATCAAGCATAATTTCATCACCAGCAATTTgaagtcccccccccccccctaccATATCATGTTGTAAGACATTTCTTCAGTGGTAAGTTCATTGTTGGAGTATCTCTAGGAAAAACATgtactaaaatataataaaaatatgaatttagaaGGGAAAAAAGTCtacttgattttttaattagaaattttataatgttttaatgtttaaaaaagttatttataagaataaaactaataaatgaatgtgatttaaaataaataaattgatgaattttcttctttattaGTAGTTTAACCCAAATTTAGCTCACctaaaattttttgaaaaaaaaaaatttaacccaGATTTAGTATAAGAGAATATTTACAAagggtaaattttaaaaattaattaagatgattttttaattaagatgtttatgagcaaaaaaaaagacaaattttaaggatcatttgagataaatttaaagtataaagtatttttataatattttatttacatgtaaaaataaaataatattgaataatACAAAAGAAATAGGAAAGTTAATAAGATTAAACTGGTTAAgtgtataaaaatatgaatttaatttatagatagtatcattttaaatttcttttacaaatgtACCTAATAAATATTCGCCATATCGTCATATTATCTTAATTACCATGTATTTGGAGGCAAATTACAAACATAATAACTTGTTTGGACTCTCATCAACAATGcatatttaagataaaatctagtAATCTACTAGTGTGTTTGGTTATGAGGTgagctgaaaaaaaaaattgttcacgTTCATAGAACCACAActctttataattttcatattttcatgtAAAAAATGTGACCTTTGTCGGTTTGTGGTGTTACCATGGAACCAAATATACTCTACAtcaaaacccaaaaaaaaaattgttgagtaATATCACCTCAACTTGCATttactcaaaagaaaatgaagccaCAACACAATAAATGAATTTGGAGACAAACTACGAGTATGCTTGAAAATCTGTTGGAGGGACACTAAACTTAGGTTGGTTAATGCATCTACATCCTTACTTCTTCGTTCATAAGTTAGATTTGCAATGAAACATGTACGATTATATTTTTAACGGTAAATTACACATGCATTACAtctgaatttttctttcttttcactttttgttcaaccaaacaaaaagaaataaaatgaatttatattaaatatgtggaatatattaatagtaaaagaaattaaacgcTCAGTGTACACTTATTGcaaatataaattaagtttaatgCATTAGTAAGTTTctgaatttttgaaatttttaaatgaagtccttaaaataaaacaaaaccatAATTTAGTCCCaaccttgtaatttttttttgtaatcgaATCCTATTATGTAGAAGATGATAATTTGTACAAgttttgcttgtttttttttttttttgactgcTTGTACAAGTTTTACTAGTTACTAGAcactaaattataataattataaaagatcTAAAAACTtacgtataatttttttaaatttagagacttaattaaaaattgttgagcctacaaattaaaataaaaaaaaatttggatgataaaaaatatgtaaatttaagataaaattattaatattaattatttttttaaaattttgatgaattagataattaatttataaaataatgaaattctaATGGTTGAAAACTTGGCAAGTCACGCCTTGTTAATTTAACCGACAACCCGAAACAGTGCACTG comes from the Glycine soja cultivar W05 chromosome 6, ASM419377v2, whole genome shotgun sequence genome and includes:
- the LOC114414083 gene encoding (+)-neomenthol dehydrogenase-like, with protein sequence MRTIPYSDHQRWWSKETIAVVTGGNRGIGFEICRQLADHGVTVILTSRDESVGVESAKVLQEGGLTEVACHQLDILDPSSINQFAEWMKENYGGVDILVNNAGVNFNHGSENNVENARNVIDTNYYGTKSMIEAMIPLMKPSAAGARIVNVSSRLGRLNGKRNRVENDALREQLSDEESLTEELIDGMISNFLQQVEDGSWRSQGWPHSFTDYSVSKLAINAYTRFLARKFSVRPEGEKIYINCYCPGWVKTALTGYSGSVTLEQGADTAVWIALAPDQAITGKFFAERREINF